One Corythoichthys intestinalis isolate RoL2023-P3 chromosome 9, ASM3026506v1, whole genome shotgun sequence DNA window includes the following coding sequences:
- the c9h1orf74 gene encoding UPF0739 protein C1orf74 homolog — protein sequence MICQAMNTQELVVAAARQCLSTGRKSLSVPQSLNVAAQLLAVDLALKPALLYDANSASAEQVHRFLRSCQSSRLVSGSLVTLDLNGNSLIVNLVAVRSNLERMLDNGGPVVIDVCSSLEKPAIMEPVRAGLKSIAGALLSLLKRFDTTKDADQGVYVAEGSDVWNLSTVFGLLLGYPATYWFDQTESFENCLAMTPLMVTNASATWPADTNSHKCCLYSFSIPALLHNETFSNVEKWKFGLQERFQQQNVLKELTICQTAVTLPSLCL from the coding sequence ATGATTTGTCAAGCTATGAACACTCAGGAGCTTGTAGTTGCCGCAGCCCGTCAATGTTTGTCCACTGGAAGGAAATCTCTCTCCGTCCCTCAGAGTCTTAACGTGGCTGCTCAACTCTTAGCAGTTGATTTGGCCCTCAAACCCGCTCTGTTGTATGACGCCAACAGCGCCAGTGCAGAGCAGGTGCATCGGTTCTTGCGCTCGTGTCAGTCGTCCCGGCTTGTGTCTGGATCCCTTGTCACCTTGGACTTGAATGGTAACAGCCTCATCGTTAACCTGGTTGCGGTGCGATCCAATCTAGAGAGGATGCTTGACAACGGTGGTCCTGTGGTGATTGACGTTTGCAGCTCACTGGAGAAGCCAGCCATCATGGAGCCTGTCAGAGCAGGGCTGAAGAGCATTGCAGGAGCGCTCCTTTCACTCCTAAAAAGGTTTGATACCACAAAGGATGCGGACCAAGGCGTTTATGTGGCAGAAGGATCGGATGTGTGGAACTTGAGCACCGTCTTCGGACTGTTGCTGGGTTACCCTGCCACATACTGGTTCGACCAAACCGAGAGCTTTGAAAACTGTCTTGCTATGACCCCCTTGATGGTGACCAATGCATCTGCAACATGGCCAGCAGATACCAATAGCCATAAATGTTGTCTGTATTCATTCAGCATCCCCGCCCTTCTACATAATGAGACCTTTTCCAACGTGGAGAAGTGGAAATTTGGCCTTCAAGAGAGATTCCAGcagcaaaatgtcctaaaagagCTCACTATTTGTCAAACTGCAGTCACTCTGCCGTCACTCTGCTTGTGA